The proteins below are encoded in one region of Strix aluco isolate bStrAlu1 chromosome 8, bStrAlu1.hap1, whole genome shotgun sequence:
- the LOC141926600 gene encoding pancreatic alpha-amylase, with the protein MQVLLLLTAVGFCWAQYNPNTLSGRTSIVHLFEWRWADIALECERYLGPNGFGGVQVSPPNENIVITNPNRPWWERYQPISYKLCTRSGNENEFRDMVTRCNNVGVHIYVDAVVNHMCGAAGGSGTHSTCGSYFNAGNRDFPAVPYSGWDFNDGKCRTGSGDIENYGDMYQVRDCRLVSLLDLALEKDYVRSKVAEYMNYLIDIGVAGFRLDAAKHMWPGDIRAFLDKLKNLNTKWFSAGTKPFIYQEVIDLGGEPIKGSDYFGNGRVTEFKYGAKLGTVIRKWNGEKMAYLKNWGEGWGFVPSDRALVFVDNHDNQRGHGAGGASILTFWDPRLYKMAVGFMLAHPYGFTRVMSSFRWPRSFVNGRDVNDWIGPPSNSDGSVKPVTINADTTCGNDWVCEHRWRQIKNMVIFRNVVDGQPFSNWWDNGSNQVAFGRGNKGFIVFNNDDWNMNVNLQTGLPAGTYCDVISGQKEGNKCTGKQVYVSGDGMANFQISNNAEDPFVAIHVNSKL; encoded by the exons ATGCAAgtcctcctcctgctcacagctgtAGGGTTTTGCTGGGCACAGTACAACCCCAATACTCTCTCTGGGAGGACGTCTATTGTACATCTCTTTGAATGGCGCTGGGCCGATATTGCTCTTGAATGTGAACGCTATTTAGGTCCTAATGGATTTGGAGGAGTTCAG GTTTCACCTCCAAATGAAAATATTGTCATTACTAACCCGAACAGACCCTGGTGGGAAAGATACCAGCCCATCAGCTACAAGCTCTGCACTCGatcaggaaatgaaaatgaattcagAGACATGGTGACCAGATGCAACAATGTTGGA GTTCATATTTATGTGGATGCTGTTGTCAATCATATGTGTGGGGCTGCAGGTGGCTCAGGCACACATTCTACCTGTGGAAGCTATTTTAATGCTGGGAACAGAGATTTTCCAGCTGTGCCTTACTCTGGCTGGGATTTCAATGATGGCAAATGTCGAACTGGAAGTGGAGATATTGAAAATTATGGTGACATGTATCAG GTCCGGGACTGTCGCTTGGTTAGCCTTCTTGATCTGGCCCTGGAGAAGGACTATGTACGCTCAAAAGTTGCTGAGTACATGAACTATCTCATTGATATTGGTGTAGCAGGCTTCCGACTTGATGCTGCCAAGCATATGTGGCCTGGGGACATAAGAGCCTTTCTGGACAAGCTGAAAAATTTAAATACTAAATGGTTTTCTGCAGGAACAAAACCTTTCATTTACCAGGAG GTAATTGACTTGGGCGGAGAGCCGATCAAAGGCAGTGACTACTTTGGAAATGGCCGAGTGACGGAATTCAAATACGGTGCAAAACTGGGGACAGTGATCCGCAAGTGGAATGGGGAAAAGATGGCCTACTTAAA GAACTGGGGAGAAGGCTGGGGCTTTGTGCCTTCCGACAGAGCCCTGGTCTTTGTGGATAATCACGACAACCAGCGGGGGCATGGGGCCGGTGGAGCTTCCATTCTAACCTTCTGGGACCCCAG GCTTTATAAAATGGCAGTTGGTTTCATGCTTGCTCATCCCTATGGGTTCACACGTGTGATGTCAAGTTTTCGCTGGCCAAGATCTTTTGTAAATGGACGG GATGTCAATGACTGGATTGGCCCCCCAAGTAACTCGGATGGGTCAGTAAAGCCTGTTACAATCAATGCAGACACTACCTGTGGCAACGACTGGGTTTGTGAACATCGCTGGCGTCAAATAAA GAACATGGTTATCTTCCGTAATGTGGTGGATGGTCAGCCTTTCTCCAACTGGTGGGACAATGGCAGCAATCAAGTAGCTTTTGGCCGTGGTAATAAAGGCTTCATCGTTTTCAATAATGATGACTG GAATATGAACGTCAATTTGCAAACTGGACTGCCTGCTGGTACCTACTGTGATGTTATTTCTGGACAAAAGGAGGGCAACAAATGTACTGGAAAACAGGTGTATGTTTCTGGTGATGGAATGGCTAATTTCCAGATTAGTAACAATGCCGAAGATCCATTTGTTGCAATTCATGTTAATTCCAAGTTATAA